From Epinephelus fuscoguttatus linkage group LG17, E.fuscoguttatus.final_Chr_v1:
acataaaatatcatcacttcattattttatcctatcagacatttgtgtgaaattatgtcataattagcaaatgaattcttgagttatgaccTAAAACATAtattgtgaggtcacactgaccttgaccttcgaccacaaaATTCTCATCAGTTTACTCTTCATCCAAGttgacgtttgtgtcaaatttaaagaaatttccttCAGATGTTCTTGACATATCGAGtttacgagaatgagacagattcAAAATCACATTGACGTTTGATCACCGAAGTCCagtcagttcattgctgagtccaagtgaacgtttgtgtcaaatttcaagaaattccctcaagacatTCTTAAGATACtgctttcacaagaatgggatggatggacggacggacaacGTGACATCATAATGCCTCAGGCCACAGCAATTGCTGATGTGGAGGCATAAAACCAACCTCATTGCAAGGTCCAATTATTAGCTATAAATCTGAGAACACAAAGAGCAgagtagaaaacaaaacagagtgcAGAATAGCTATTTGAGGGaaacttgtgtgtttttgaccCTGGATCTTATTTTACCATGTTtatgtgtctaagtgactaatggagacaaaacaaactggtccaaactggtccagtactgagcacTGGTGAGGCAGGCTCCAATGTAATACCTATGGGAAACTGTGCACTGTCACATtaagtccattaaaagtgcttgtttttgccactgacaggctcagatttttattaaagtgtctgacaacattatggaaaggatcctacataaaaatgaaacaagttttttttttgtttgttttttttttacttttgctgATCTGGCCTATTTGTCACGCTCAAAGAGAGACCCCATCTCACCATGAAACTTCACAAACTGTCTCTTTAGGGTCCTCTCTATAATGTTGTAAACACTTCtagtaacaatctgagcctgttagtGGCAAAACTACTTTTGATGGACGtaaggcagacattttgacaagtCACAGTAGGAAAACCACAGGTGTATTTACAAGTCAaactgtctgctgtgaaaaaggacATTACCTGTAGGGTTTACATTAGAtcctagtctcgccaccagacaatcagagatctacGCCTTCTGATTTatttaagcaaagcgtctaaagactgacttgtgagtctcaTTAGATTCTGTTCCCTGCTTCGGCTGTTCCCATTGACTTTGATATAAAGCcatgggaaaatagggcccGGGTTTAAAAATACCTTTTTATCTCTTGAAGTTTATTAATTCACTTATAAGCATTCCACCTCATCTCACAGCCTTCATTATTACCGTAATGTAAGTAGTAATAGTATAATGATACTATAAATCATAACGTGTCACGTAATGGTGATGAAGACTGTGAGATTGAGTCTTCTGGGCTCGTAACTGGACCTTGAGTTGAGTTTCTCTTTGTCAAACAGCTACCAGTATTTCTAAATTCAAAGCTTTTAAGACCCAGTTATGAAATTGAACCAACTCCATCGTGTGGCCAGAAGTTGGTACTGCATGCACTTCATGAGACATTTGTCTGGGCCCAACACATGCCCTCTCATCTTGAGCTTGTGAGCTGCTAGGGgactattattttattttagagcCACCACAATGGAAGACTGAATTGTATGTGAAGAGCAGAACATTGTTTGATTTCAGTTTTTCTCAGGGGAATATTAAACATTGATGAAACACCCTCAAGACTTCACTCTCGTCAGCATTTATTCTGACTTTAACCAAtgtgtcctgttcctgctgatAAACCAATAATCATACTTGGGGTACTTCAACAAAGATTTTAAATTATAGGTtttattaagaaataaaaatcGCTGATCATTTACGTAAAAGGAAACCACTTTATTTGTTACAACACAGTGGCCTTGGACAGAATGATAATTAGTACCTCTCCCAACATTTGATCCTCTAGGAATTATAGAAAATACAAgtgttgtacaaaaaaaaacagctgtcagGAGAACAGAAGATATATGGTGAACACCCAATaacttgttttatattttgtcaaATCTCTAGGTAAATGTCCAAAAGTCTATGCAAATATGTAGACTTCACAATGGCACAAATCATAATTTCATCTGACGTCAAAACAAAGGCTCATGCAAGCATGGTCGGAGATGTATGAAAACCAAGAGTCCATTGAGAATTCAGCAACCTTACAACTCAAACATTTGTACATTCTTAAGAATTTGGCTTGAAGCAGAAAGATGTACGTTAACCTTCTGCAGGAGTTCatgaacattaaaacattttaccGTTAATTGATTTAAATGTAGGGAGGGGAGGAGTGGTGTGAACAATCTGaaaggtagaaaaaaaacaaagcaaaataacaAAGCTGTGAACATGACACAAATAGGtccaaatatgtaaaaaaaaccaaatcaaTTTACAAAAAGGAAAGTATAATATAATGATAATCTAAGTGTAAGTTAAAGCGTGTACTTAAGTCTTGATATAAGCAAACAAGAAAAGATGTAGGAATCCCAATTTTGTACAAATGGGCTTAAATAAAGggtgcaaaaaagaaaatcagctaCCAGGAGCAAATCAGTGCTTGAGTTGAAGTCAGTAGCCATTGTTGAATGAGAGATTGTAACCAGCAGCTCAATGGTTTGACACCATCATATCTAAAAGACGACGcatctgttttcttttattatcattttctctgtgtttatatgGAAATTTGGATATGGACCACTGACAACATACTGGAGTCAAACAAAGCACTATCGATGTGGGCTACTTTAAGAGACTGCCCTCACTTACAAGTAACTTGTATGTTAGGTAATACATTGTATGCACTGCATGATGAGCTCCTCTAGTGACTATCAACACAAAAGGCCATCAGTAGAGTATCTTGGTTTTCAATCAGGGACATCTGCGATTGCATTATTTGCTTTTTAACTTTCCATCTGCTCCACCTGTTCCCCATCGGCAACTTTCTCATTTCCACTTTCATCCATCGGTTCTGGTCCGTCCTCACCATTTTCCATCTGCTCTGTTGCATCAGCACGCGGCCGCTCTGTTGAATTGAGGGGCGGCTGTTTTATTGGACCAGAGGGTGGCTGCTCCGTGATATCGTCAGCCAGCTCTTCTGAGGTATCATCAGATGACTGCTCTGTGGGATCGGCAGGTGGCTCCTGTTCAGGGATTATGAGATTGTGCTTGACTTTGCTCAGTTCTGTCATGTTGAAGCCGAGGAGAATAGCAGCTGTGTTCTTTTTGAGACTCTTCATGCACTTGCTGCGCTTCTTGCTGAAGTGGGCCGCCAACTCCGCTTTGGTGAGAGACAGCCTCTTGCACAGCTCTTCAGTCTCGGGTTTGGTCGCATACGGGTTCAGGTTGAAGTATTTAGATATGAAGTCTCTGCGCTCCTCGCTGTTGCGGCGCTCTGCGGAGGTTGGCTCCAacatcagcttcactgtggGATCGAGCTGAACCACAGGCTCTGGTGGGGGCAACAACTTCTCCTGCTCTCGCTTCTTGCGCATGGCTGCCCTTTGTTCTCGCTCTCGTTTGTTGGCCTCCATCACCTCCCTCCATGCTGCCTCCAGCCTCTTCTTAGACTGCAGCTCTGCTTCTGTCTCTGGAGTCTCTACACGGGGTGGTGGAGCTGCAATCAAACGAGCCGGAGCTAAAGTTTGTTTCATAGTCAGCCCTTGCGGCATTTGGAGAAAGTAGAGTGGCTGACTGATCTGCTGAGCTGGTTTTGGTGGctgcagtggtggtggtggtggtggtggtggtggtggtggtggtgtaggTTTAGGTGGCTGTGGCTGTTTTGGTGAACACCGGCATCGCTGAATGTGGAGCATCACAGCCTGCTGGGTGACCTTTCCTGTGTACACACCATTGCAGTATATGCACTTAAAGGCCTCTGTCTTGAGGATAGCATGAATAGTGGGTGCTACAAAGTGTTTTTGCTTCAGGTGCTGAAGGTGTTTGGACTCATTCTGAAACTTTTCGTCACAGAAGGGACAGTATGAGCTATTGATTTTCACAGGTGCTGCACAGATTTCTGGCTGGCTGCTGGGCTGCAACTTGAAGAAGATCAGGTCAAGGGAGTTTGTGACTAGGGCCAGGTTGACCTCGGTGTCTCCTAGGACCTCTTTTGGTGCGGTGGTGTGGACATCAAAGTAAGGGAACAGGATTCCTCCAACCCCTTTGGAGTAGACCCTGTACTTCTGCCTCAGGAAATCACAATATGCCTTGCTTGCGGGATTGTGCTGCTTTACATGCTCAGCAAGCTGCTTGATTGAAAAGAACAAAGCTGagcagtacaaacaactcaggCCATGCAGCAGATGTTGGAAGACACTTTTTTCTGATAGTAGAATTTTGCACGTTAGGCATTTAACAGTTTTGTCCGGCATTTTCTTCAAGAATGCTGCTCGCGCCGCCACACTTTCTGACTTGTTTGTGGTGGATTTTGCCTGGTGAGCGACCTCTGTATGCATGTCGAAGACGTTAGAGGGGAAAAGTTCATTGCAGAGAGGACAGGTAATCCATTTCTTAGTTTGTGGTGTGGAGTTCCTTGTTTGCTCAACAGCCTTGAGAGGGGTACTTGTGCTCTGAGAGACGGGCATTGCTACTTGCAGTGGAGCAAAAGTGTATGTGGGCATGCCATTCATCTTGTTGCCAGTCGGGATTAAGTGACTCAGCAGCGACTGTGACGTCAGCATGGTACCTTGTAGGGCCGTATGGTTCGTTGGTGCATTTTGTGTGACCACAGCAGGCTGGGATACAGCTCCAGTTCCAGGTCCAGCTGCAACACTGGCCTGCAGTCCTGATGGAAGGAGGATTTGCTGCGTCGGAGTAAGTTGAGTCGGTTGTGGTTGAGTAGAAGCTAGAGCCACAGGTGCCTGTTTCAGAGACACATTAGACACTGTGGGAAGCTGGACCATAGATGAGCCTTGGGGCAAAGCACTTCGGAGGGCGATCGTGGCACCGGGCTGGAGCAAACCTTTAGCTTCAGCACTAGCTAGCTGCACTAGCGCTGATGCTTGAGGGGGCAGAAAAGCTTGGTTGGTTCCAGGGGCACAAATCAGAGTAGCAGTACTGTTTGTAGTTCCTTGTAATTGTTGTAACGCCACCACAGTCCCAGCAGGTTGGCCATTACTTGGTAAAACCAAGGACTTACTGTTGAACACTTGAGGTTGCTGTGGTTTAGGAGCAATACTTGGGAATGTCACAAACACGCCATTCCCATTAGGTGTTGCTCTAATGGTATAGTTCTTGTTCTCATAAATCAAACTTTGCACTTGTGTGCTGACTGAATAGTGTGAGGGCTCAACCAGCATGTGATGCAACATTTGGTCTAGATTTCCAGTGTTCACCTTGCACACCTTGCAGCAATACACCCTGACACTGGTATTCCCTTGAAGGTGTGATCTATAACCGATATACTGTTCGGCCAAACCGGCTAGGTGCTTGAGAATGATGTGCTTCTTCATCGTAAAGATAGAGGAGGCTGGATATCCACATCTTCTACACTGATACCGCTCATTTCCACGATGGGTGGGCTGAGACACTTCCCTCTGTGGCTGTATAAAGGAGGCATGGAAGAACATCATGTGCTTCTTGAGATACTTCGGGTGTCCGATGAAGAGGCACTGAGAGCAGGGTGCCAGCGCACAGAATGACTGCACATATCCATGGCAGCGGGAGACGTGGCTCCTGAAGTTGTAGATGTTTTGCGAAGAGTACTTGCACAGGCTACAGCACAGCGACCGAGACCGGTAAGGCCactgaagaggaagaaaaatgaaGATTAAAATTTGGGCCCAGTGTGTACTAGGTATATAACATCCATACTACTTATTCATATatcttaaagaagtatttcactggtGGAATGAtgggtcttttcataaaacggGGCTGTCTCTACTGGAGAAAATGGAATTACTTTTAAATtagtgctacatgaccagagaaaacagaaagcgCTGTGGAattcgcttttgctcaagaggtagaaaaacaactacaagaatGTACTGTGCTGCAGTGGACCAGTAAAAACTCCCACtggtggggcgtcggtggcttagtggtggagcagacgccccatgtacaaggctgttgccacagtggcccgggttcggctccagcctgtggccctttgctgcatgtcactctctctctctccctccccccttcacgctaaTCTGTCCAATCGATTAAAGGCTTTAAAATatccaaaaaaatatcttaaaaaacaaaacaaaacaaaaaaaaacctcccaCTGGTGAGTTGTGTTTTGACAATATGGTGGCAGATTGCTAACAAATGTATTGCCTAACAGTTTAACAGTaaagtaaaatatgtttctgaaaacatattAGGCGATGAATAGGCAACGCAGTAaaagaatcttggttcatatctgatcagcactgcttagtttcaGTTTCATCTGAGTTTTACAAGGCTCCATtttgcccacttcctgttcacaaactctcgtattacagccaaacagtgcactaagaCATGCTTCTGAGTCagctatttgtgtgtgtgtgtgtgtgtgtgtgtgtgtggggggggggggggtctctctctctctctctctctctctctctctccacttcTGTACTCTGTGTTTGTGGTAGAGCTGCAATaattaatcaccaactaatTTCAAAACTGATTAATCAGGTTCAgtaattatttaaatgaaaaaaaaaaaagtcaaaattctctgattccaccGTCTCACAtgtgaatattttatgttttctctatcgctctatgacagtaaactgggTATCTTAGGGTTGTGGACTatacaagacatttgaggacttCATCcattttcttactttttctGACATCATCAATCATCAACAAAtgaatcaacaatgaaaatgatCATTAGCTGAAGCCTCATCCGTAGTGGCAGGCAAACACAAATGTGCGAGCACAATGTGTAGTTTGAGCAAAGGCCCTAGAGTCATTTCAAATCTGCCAGATGATGTGAAATGTAGGgacagggagatctgggtgctggcaagatggagggaagttcaCCACATTTCATTTACATTGTTATGACACAAAGCTAGTTGAAAATCGGCAAAATCCCTGACAGCAGCATGGAATGACTATTCTCCTCTTTAATAATACAGCGTCAGGTCAGCAACAGTTTTAATCATCTAACAAATAAATCAGTAAATAATCATCCAGATGTGTCACATTCACCTTTTTCTGAAGCCTGCCATTGAATCCATCGGTGAAATCAAACCACTCCGTTTCCTGAAAGGCCTCATcttcatctgtgtttttctcagtgttttCATGGAGCTCCTGCACagtaaacaacacacaaacaaacaaatcttaACAGAgtcacaatgtaaaacatgtcaATTAAAAGTCATGCAGTCAAAGTTGTTTCAAAGTAAGTAAGGCCATTCTGCCTACAGCTTCAACAACAGTAAGGCATCACACTGTGTGAATTAATCATATGTGGAATCGCCAGTTTATAATGTGTACCTAATAGCTAAAACTAATGCGGTACAATTAAAAAGCCCTGCAATAAAGCCAACCTTTATGAAggttataatgttcagtttttgttgttttacattGGTGTTGATTCAACAGTCTGTGTTGGACTGTGCTGAGAGATGTTTCTAATATTTAACCCCACCCCATTTATAGCAATGAGGGTAATGTACAAATTAAAAGAACCTTTCTGTGTAATGCAGCACCACCTTTAATTTGAATCAATACCCCTCTAAAACAGCTTTAACAAAATCTAAATGACGGCTGGATTAATTTTATTAGACTGTTAGCTTTAGGTGAATATACCTAATAAATTGACAACTGAGTACattttttacataaaatattttaatctgaaaagttACTAGCAACTACAGCCAACAGATAAATATGGTGGAGTGAAAGGTGACATGCTTCCCTCTGAAAATTTTAAGTGCAaactcacaaaaaacaaaaaaacaaaacagaacctCAACGCAGTACGTCATTAATTTTCACCTCTGTGTTAAACCTCTGCACTTGTACATGCAGTGTAATTAGGAAATAGCTGACACATATATGTCGACTGCATCATCTTTCACAATTTGACTTCTACATAATGCCTCAAGCTGCCACTGTCATGTGTACAATCTCTGCTGTCTGGGAAAAAATCCTGCAAATCCAACACAGCCAGAAAGCAGCCCTGCTCATTGATTTGCAACAATATCCACATTAGCTTAATGCCACCGAAAATCTCTGACACTTAACATGACATCATAGCGCCCAACCCTACTTGTTGCCATAACAACCATAGACCAAAAACCCTCTGAATGGTGCTCTTTCAATGTGACCATAACCATcacattaaaatctgattttaatgtgcaaatgtggCTGTATTCAAATGTTTATACCccaacttaaaaaaacatttttcaccatgAAGTGAATTATTATATTAATTTTAGACTGTGAGGCTGCACACTGTATAGTGCTGATTGCATTAATGGCTGAAATTACACATCAACGCAGTGTTGAAACATGACTGATATCACCAGATAACATATTGGTACTGCCATATGAAAcacaacatttgtttctttagTAATAGTAAAAGACCATTATAAACCATTATATCAAGCAAACCTATCTTACATGAAGTGTTAACTACAGTTATATACTAGCTCTAGATCAGAGCCTAATCCTAAAAGGCATCTTCAACTGTTTTGCAAGATAAAACATACCTTCAACAGGTTCTGGCAGTCTTCCAGACCAATCTCTCCCAGGATGTTTTTCACCGCCTTGCGAGCCTTTCTGATCTTCTCAATATTTCCAACTGGAACCTGATACATTATTCCTCAAAGCCTTGTGGGAGAAAAAAAGCTTTAATTTTAGGGAGCGTTAACACCACTGAAATAGAACGACATCTTTGTCTATCATCTATGATTTACACACATAATTATTCTaaaaacatgagaaatattGTTGAACTAAATAATCCctaaataaacacaacatttcccAGCCATAGCCTCTAAAGTAAACACTATTTGATAGGGATACTTTAATTTCCACTTTATCCTGCAGCCCTAGGTACAATTTGGTGGAAATGTATGAAAAAGAGAAGCAAAAAGAAATTGACACACATTGGGAAGAATGGCAAAGGCAAAAGCAATCAATTCAATTTGCAGTGTGCATATAAACaataaagtaaacaaaaagttaataaaaataaaaagttattaAACACCTTGTGGTCCATTTTATAGTGTCAtactgcaaacaaaaacaaagcacacacTGTGGTGAGAATTGAGTGATAAAATAGTGACTGCAGCATAAAGATAACATCCCTAAATTTCACCCACtcagttatataaaaatg
This genomic window contains:
- the adnp2b gene encoding activity-dependent neuroprotector homeobox protein 2b; this encodes MYQVPVGNIEKIRKARKAVKNILGEIGLEDCQNLLKELHENTEKNTDEDEAFQETEWFDFTDGFNGRLQKKWPYRSRSLCCSLCKYSSQNIYNFRSHVSRCHGYVQSFCALAPCSQCLFIGHPKYLKKHMMFFHASFIQPQREVSQPTHRGNERYQCRRCGYPASSIFTMKKHIILKHLAGLAEQYIGYRSHLQGNTSVRVYCCKVCKVNTGNLDQMLHHMLVEPSHYSVSTQVQSLIYENKNYTIRATPNGNGVFVTFPSIAPKPQQPQVFNSKSLVLPSNGQPAGTVVALQQLQGTTNSTATLICAPGTNQAFLPPQASALVQLASAEAKGLLQPGATIALRSALPQGSSMVQLPTVSNVSLKQAPVALASTQPQPTQLTPTQQILLPSGLQASVAAGPGTGAVSQPAVVTQNAPTNHTALQGTMLTSQSLLSHLIPTGNKMNGMPTYTFAPLQVAMPVSQSTSTPLKAVEQTRNSTPQTKKWITCPLCNELFPSNVFDMHTEVAHQAKSTTNKSESVAARAAFLKKMPDKTVKCLTCKILLSEKSVFQHLLHGLSCLYCSALFFSIKQLAEHVKQHNPASKAYCDFLRQKYRVYSKGVGGILFPYFDVHTTAPKEVLGDTEVNLALVTNSLDLIFFKLQPSSQPEICAAPVKINSSYCPFCDEKFQNESKHLQHLKQKHFVAPTIHAILKTEAFKCIYCNGVYTGKVTQQAVMLHIQRCRCSPKQPQPPKPTPPPPPPPPPPPPLQPPKPAQQISQPLYFLQMPQGLTMKQTLAPARLIAAPPPRVETPETEAELQSKKRLEAAWREVMEANKREREQRAAMRKKREQEKLLPPPEPVVQLDPTVKLMLEPTSAERRNSEERRDFISKYFNLNPYATKPETEELCKRLSLTKAELAAHFSKKRSKCMKSLKKNTAAILLGFNMTELSKVKHNLIIPEQEPPADPTEQSSDDTSEELADDITEQPPSGPIKQPPLNSTERPRADATEQMENGEDGPEPMDESGNEKVADGEQVEQMES